The window TTCAACGGACGAAAGGAACCGGCGGGGAAAGAGCGAAATTAAACCATAACACGGCGGAAAGGAATGAGTGCTGATGCGGAAAGCAATAATCTTCGTCTGCGGTCTGTTGTTGCTGCTCTTTGGGGCAGGCGGGCTTTTCCTCCCGATTTTCGGTTATTTTTGGGCGCGGGACTGGGCATCTTTTGTTTTCACGTTCGGTTTTCCCTTTTTTCCGGTCTTTTATCTACCTTTTGCCGGTTGGCTACTGGTCACCGGCGTCGGCCTTTTGGCCTGCCGGTCGTGGGCCTGGTATTCGGTGCAGGCTTTTTGGGTCTTTCTTCTTTGTGTCGGCTTATTGGCGCTGGTCAGTTTTAATCTCCTGTCTCCCGTCCTTCAGTCGGTGGTTGATGTTGGGGTCCGGTTGCGCATGGTGATCAACGCCGTGCTTGGCTTGTTGCTCGTGCTCCTGCCCGTCGGTGGCCTGGTCTTCTTTGGCCACGTCCGCCCGCTCTTTACCGCAGCGGTGGAGGAGCCCCCTTGGGCAAGGTGGTCCGCGGCGACCGAAGAACGGTGGACCGAGTAAACATAAATTGTTTATTTCTCTTGACAATTTAGTAATAAATGGATATAATTTATACTATGTAAACTAACGAAAATTTAATATTCATTTTCGCGTTATAATCCAGGTAAAGGGGACGGTACCCATTCTTTTAAAACCAGGGTTTTATTGTGATCCGCAAACTGGTTTTCTCAACCTTTTTGGGTTAATGAAGGCGTTGAAAGAAAAGCGCCATGCCGACCAGGGTGCCATTGTCTTTCTACGGTTCTCCCAACAACCGGATTGGGCGGGAGAAATGTTCCCGAGACTAAAGGAAGCACTCACCGATTTGACGCTGGAATTAAAGGTGCAGAGAAAGAAGATAAAGATTATCCCGGTCCGGCTTGCCGACGATCGGTTATTACTGTTATATCCGGGGCTCACGCCAAGACGGGCGCTGATGATTACCGGTCGGTTGCAGGTCGTTTACAGCAGGCGGGTGGCGACGAGGGGCGGTCTTAGTCCCGATTTTCGGACTAATGTGATCGGATATGGTCCAGGCGAAAAGGAAATGACGGCCTTTTTGCGTCTGGTTTTTCATCATTTTTTACCGGAAACGGAAAGCACGGAGAAGGATTCGGGGGCGGTGGAAGAACTCCTGACTACTCTGGTGCCGCATATTGCCGAAAGTTATTTGCTGCTTGACCAAGCCCAAAACCTGGCCCTTTGCGATGATGTCTCCGGTTTGCCCAACCACCGGGCGGCCCAGACTGTCCTGGGGGAAAAGCTAAATAAATCCCTTAAGGAGCAGGCCCCGTTCAGCATCCTCTTTGTGGACGGGGACAACCTCCGGCAGTATAATGACGTCAGCTACCAGAAGGGTAACTGTATGATCCGGAAACTCGGTGAGATTCTGGCCAGCCAGTTGCGGCGGGGTGATTTTTTGGCCCGCTGGTTTTCGGGAGATGAGTTTTTAATTGTCCTCCCCGGTGCCGACCGCCGGAAAGCCGTGCGTGTTGGCGAACGCTTACGGCTTCTGGTGGAAGAGACCACGCGGGACTGGCTTTTTCCGATTACGATATCGGTGGGGGTGGCCAGCTTCCCCGAGGACGGGAAGAACTTGGAAGAGCTGCTCCGGAAGGCGGAAGAAGCCAATGCCCTGGCGAAAAAGAGCGGCAAAAATCAGGTCTGTGAGGCAAGGGCTTGTTACGGGGAGAGTGCCGCCGCGGTCTACCAGAAGAAAAAAACCTGTTGAACGGCGTGTGACGGAAGGAAAGTTTTGGCGGGAATGGAAAATCCCGCCGTTGACAAAGGATCAGCCGCGTGGTAAGATAAGGCCAAATTCCATAAGTGTTTCGAGGATCGGGTGAAGTAGGAACCGGTTTCGACAAAAGAGAGCCGGTGGTTGGTGCAAACCGGTGCGGCCGTTTCTGAAGTTACCCCCGGGAGAACGAAAACTTGAACCTGCCTCCGGCATTAGTAGAGTTTTCCGGCGTCAGCCGTTATCCAATGAGTGGCCATTCTTTACATGAATGGCAATTAGGGTGGTACCGCGAGCAACCTCTCGTCCCTACCGGGACGGGAGTTTTTATTTTTACGGGGAGGTAGTGAGTGTTGGCAAACGCATTGGATCTTTTAAAGGAAAGGGGATTCTTCAAGCAAGTTACCCATGAGGATGAGCTCCGTAATGCGCTGGCATCCGGGGAAGTCACCGGCTATGTGGGTTTTGATCCGACGGCCGACAGCCTCCATGTCGGCCACTTGATGGGAATTATGGGCCTGGCCCATCTCCAAAGGGCGGGCCACCGTCCGATCGCGTTGGTAGGAGGCGGGACGGTTATGATCGGCGATCCGAGCGGCCGGACTGAACTGCGCCAGATGCTCTCCGTCGAAGTGATCAACCGGAATGCGGAGCGGATCAAAAAACAACTCAGCCACTACTTGGATTTCGAAAGCGGCCGGGCTTTACTGGTCAATAACGCCGACTGGATCCTTCCATTAAACTATATTGAGTTTCTGCGTGAGATCGGGTCCCAATTTTCGGTGAACCGGATGTTAACTGCCGAGTGCTTCCGGGCCCGCATGGAACGGGGACTCTCCTTTATCGAGTTTAACTACATGCTGTTGCAAGCTTACGACTTTCTGGTTTTGCACCGGAAATATGGTTGCATTTTGCAGATGGGCGGCGATGACCAATGGTCAAATATCCTGGCGGGGACCGACCTGATCCGGCGCTTGGAAGGGAAAGAGGCCTATGGTCTGACCTGGCCATTGTTGACAACGGCCAGCGGAAAGAAGATGGGCAAGACCGAAGCCGGTGCGGTCTGGCTGGATCCGGCCAAGACCACGCCCTTTGACTTTTATCAATACTGGCGGAACACCCACGACGATGATGTGGAACGCTTTTTAGCCTGCTTTACCTTCCTGCCGATGGATGAGGTGAGAAGGCTGGGGGCTTTGCGCGACAAAGAGATCAACGAAGCCAAAAAGATCCTGGCCTTTGAAGTAACCAAGCTGGCCCACGGGGAGGAAGAGGCCCGCAAAGCCCAAGAAACGGCCGAGCGTCTGTTTGCGGAAGGAGGCCAAGGCGGTGCGGCGGTGCCCGTCACCAAAGTGCAAAGGGCCGCCTACCCCGCTGGGATTCCCCTGCTCGACCTTTTGGTCCTGACGGGTTTGGTCCCATCGAAAAAGGAAGGCCGCCGTTTGATCGACCAAGGAGGTTTACAGCTTAACCAAAAACCCGTCACTGAAGTGGGCATGATAATTCAACCCCAGGATTACCAGGAGTCCGGCTTGCTTTTGCAAAAGGGAAAGAAAGTCTTCCATAAAGTGGAGTTTAATTAAGGGCCGCCCGGCCTTATTTTTTTTGGTGAACAAAAGGATGTTCCGACAGGATGTGGAATTAAAAAAGAAAGGAGGGATTACGCTAATGAGAAAAAGCCGGGGTGTTTTCTTTTTTTGTTTCGCGCTACTATTAATGGTCCTTTCCCCCCTTGCGGCGCAAGCCAACAGCGATCTCCTGAATTATCTGCCCCTTGGTGCCAATATTATCCAGTGTTTCGCCCTGGCCGAGTTTGATCCGGATCCGGATGGCGAGTACCTGGTGCTTTATACGCTGAAGGATAACTTTGCCCTCACATTGCTCGATTTGATTGACGGGCGTTACCAAGAGGTCTACTACGTGAACCTCGGGAAGGGGAGCAGCAAAACCGGTGGTAAGATGAAATTCGGTGACACCGGCTATTCTTACCGCATTCTTCATGTGGATGACTTGGATGGCGACGGGATCTTGGAGTTCTGGACCATCTTTCAACCGGAAGGCTCCTCCCATGCCGAGTTAACGATGCATAAATACAAGAATAACTGTTATATTGCGGTGTTTACCGCCCGGGGTCAGTATGATCTCCAGTTTATGGACTATGAAGGCCAGTTTGTCGTCCATGAGGTGAATTATCTCGGTGGAAACCCCAACAGTAATGTGCTGACGGTAACCAGCCGGGTGTGGGACCTGCGGGATCACCAATTAAAAGGCGGAACGGACGCCTATCAGATGACCCGGGAGGACTACCGTCATTTTTCCCGCTCCCGGCAGCGCCCGGTCCTCTTCGGGCCGGAGGCCAAAAAGGAGCGGACCACCATGTGCTGGGGCAAGGCCTTAAACAAACTGGCGGAGATTCCTTCCGGGGTGCGGGCGATCCTGCCTTTACTGCCCGGGAACGCCAACCTGCTCGAGTGGGAGGTGGAGCAAGCCCTGGATGATGATATCGATGAAGAATATGTCTTTACATATCTGGTTCCGTCGGCCAGCAGTCCCAGCAAAATTATGATCCAGGCCGCCATGGCCGACTGGGATTTTGAACGTTGCCGTTACCGGTTGGTGCCGCTGCCCTTTCAAGCTTACGGCCGGGCGCGCGACCAGGAAGGGTACTTGTACAAATCGCTCTATATTTTACCGGGTAAGGGCCTGAACCATCTGGCGTTTTTAGGTAACGGCCTGGAACTGCCCTCCTTAAAACTGACCATCTTGAACAATAACGGCCTCTATATGGAGGAAGCCGCCGTTTTTAATGCCAATTGGCATCTGCAGTTACTCGAGAAATATGAGAACCGGACCCTTAGCTATCAGGTGATCACCGCCGATTTGGATAAGGGAACGGGACTACTGAAGACAAAGGTCTATTCGGCCTACCCGGAAGGGGCCTACCATGAATTCGGGGCTTTTGCGCCCGCCGGGGAAGAAGTACTGACGACCAGGGGTTATAAAGAACGTTATTACCATATTGAAGAACCGGTCTGGTCGGCCGGCGGCTATGAATACCTGCTCTTTCAGACCTTCCACGAGAAGGTTGATCCTTTTGCCAATCGTTTGCCCGACGCCAATTTTTCCGGACCACTGGTCGATTATATTTTTAAATACTTGACGCCTTTCCGGATCCACCACTGGGTGGTGCGGGATCTGGACCGCGACGGGAAAGAAGAGGCTTTACTGTTAATGCGGACCGATGACAACCTCTGGGGGTGGCCCGAATACCGGGTCGGCCTTTTGCGGCAAGAGAATGGGTGGTTACAACTGCAAGAGCTTGGTCCGGCCTTTTCCAACCTGGGGGACGGGGAACCGGCCAGTGGCGTTTACCTCGCCGATATTTTGGAGGGCCGGGAGACGGAGATCATCTTTCTCCACCGGGAGTACGATCTGAAAACGAGGAGCCGTAAATTGCGGCTGGAGATCTACGCCAAACAAGGGCCGGCTTGGAAACGTGCCCACGAGATGGATCTGGTCTATGACGACCTGCTGCTGAGTTCGATCAATGGTGAACTTTGGCTCTATGGATTTGCGCGGGAAGGACAGAATAATGAAGAAGGAACCGTTTACGGGTTTGAATGGCGGAACGGACGGTTTAATTACCAACAAAGAAGTAATGTTCCCCGTTTCAGTGCCTTTTTGAATACGCTTTCCGCGCGGCGGACCGACTTTTTGCGCCCCGAATACATGGTCTTTCCTCCGGTGGCGGAGCAGCCGGCAGGAACCGACCAACCATAACCGCCGGCAGTTTTCGGCAGGGGCGTTTCGGGGACTGGAGGACTGAAGCGGTGGAACCGGAGGGGGGATCCTTCTGGCTTACCGGTTGGTCGGAGTTGGTTTATGGTTTGTTTTTCTTCTCGTCGTCCCGCGGCGGGAGTGGCGTGACTTATACCCAACCATCGTTTTCACGGCTTTACTGGCGACCATTACCGACCTGCTGGGGGTCACTCTCGGCCAATGGGAATACATCGGGCCGACGACCGGCGGTTTAAGTCTCTGGTCTGATTTGGGTATTGCCCCCCCACAAGGGGGGTTTGCCGTTTATTTGTCGAGACGGTATCCCCGTTGGGCTTGGTTGAACTGGTTCGTTTGGATTGGGGCCAATGCCGTGGGCGAATGGCTCTTTGTGCAGTGGGGCCTCATCCGTTATCACCAGTGGAATACTTTAAAAGCCAGCCTTTTCTATATTCCCTTCTTTGCCCTGATCTTTCTTCAGGAGCGGTGGTGGCGTACGGAGCAGGCCGCCAGTAAGGCGGCCGAGTCGGCCGTTGGGTCCGGCCCAAAGAGGATTTTTACCGGCCGGCGTGATTAGCAGAAAGAAGACGGGTAGAATGGAGAAGAGGGTCGATGAACGAGGAATACAGGGCGAGCAATCAACCGCAAGGCGAACCGGTGGCCGGGTGTTTGTACTTGGTCACCACCCCCATCGGTAATCTGGAGGATTTAACCCCCCGGGCGGCCCGGATCTTGAAAGAAGTGGATTTAATCGCCGCCGAGGATACCCGGCAGACCAGGAAACTCCTGGCTCACCTTGGTATTCAGCAGCGGATCGTCAGTTATTACCGGGAGAAGGAACAGGAAAGGGCGGCGCTGCTGCTGGAGTACCTGAAAAACGGGGCGCAGATTGCAGTGGTCAGTGATGCGGGGACGCCGGGGCTCTCCGATCCCGGCGCTGTTTTGGTGGCAAAAGCAGTGGCGTCCGGCATTCAGGTCGTCCCGGTGCCCGGAGTTTCGGCTTGCCTGGCGGCGCTGGTGGCTTCCGGTCTGCCCACCCACCGGTTTGTCTTCGAAGGTTTTTTGCCCCGGAAGCCAAAGGAGAAAAAAGCCCGTCTGGCCGCCCTGGCCGGTGAAGAACGGACCATTGTCCTTTATGAAGCTCCCCATCGTTTAACCGAAACCCTCGAGCTTCTTGCCCGGCAGCTTGGCCCGGAGCGGCCGGTGGTGATTGCCCGGGAATTAACGAAGAAATTTGAAGAATTCTGGCGGGGAACGCTGGCGGAGGCGGTCCGGGTCTGGTCGGCCCGGGATGTAAGAGGCGAATTTACGCTGGTGTTGGCGGGCCGTTCGCCGGAAGCCGAGGAGGAGCCGGAGGCGGCCGACTATGAGTGTTTATACCAGGAAATACAACAACGCTGCCGCGCCGGGGAGAAAGCCTCCGCCGTGATTCGCGAGATTGCCCAGCGGGACAATCTGTCCCGAAGCGACCTTTATCAGTACTACCAAAAAAGAAAAGGGGATTAACTCCCCCTTGTTTTCCGAAACAGTGAAGCCAACATCTGAATCGAAAGGATTATGGAAAAGGACAGATTAAGAGACGACTTTCATGGCATCCAAACAATCCTGGCAGATGTTTTTTTCCTTGAAATTTCGGACATTATCGGCATTTCCGCAAAAGATACAGGCTGGTTCATATTTCTTGAGGATAATTCTTTCCCCGTCGACGTAAATCTCTAAAGCATCTTTCTCTTCGATGCGAAGGGTGCGACGTAATTCGATGGGAATAACAACCCGGCCCAACTCATCTACCTTACGGACAATTCCGGTGGATTTCATCATGATCTATTCCTCCTTTTCCGATAAGATTCGACAATCAACTACAAGCTAATTGTACCTTATTTTCCAAACTAAGTCAATGGTGGGAATAATTAATTTGGGAATTTTTATCATAACGGCTTAAAACTTGACAAACCGGTTGACAATGGGTATTAATATATTAATAAACACTGGATAGCCTTAAAAAGCAATGAAGGGTAGGAGTAGTCTTCCTGAAGCGTAGACAGCGAGCCGGGATGGTGGGAGCCGGCCGGGGACGGAGGGACGAAGATGGACCCGGAGCAGTACACTGAAAGGGGAGCAGTCCGCCAGTAGGTGTACCGGTGGCGCCCGTTAACGCGCAAGGCCAGGGCTGGACCCTGTCCGCCAAGTCTCTGTTTTACAGAGAGAATTGGGGTGGTACCGCGGGAAATCCTCGCCCCCAAAGCATTGTCCTTTGGGTGGAGAGGTTTTTTTATTACCAAATTTTAAGGAGGAGTTCGGTATGGGGAAATTCTATGTGACAACACCAATTTACTATCCCAGTGACAATTTACATATTGGTCATGCCTACACAACGGTGGTCGCCGATGCGTTGGCCCGTTACCACCGGCTGCTGGGGGAGGATGTTTATTTCCTTACCGGCACCGATGAGCACGGGCAAAAGATCCAGCGCCGGGCGGAGGCGGCGGGTAAAACGCCACAGGCGTTTGTTGACGAGATTGTCGACAATATTAAATCTTTATGGAAATTACTGAAAATTAGCAACGATGATTTTATCCGGACAACCGAGCCCCGCCACACCGAAAAAGTGCAGCGCATCTTCCAACGGTTGTACGATCAAGGGGATATTTACAAAAGTGAGTACGAAGGCCTCTACTGTACACCGTGCGAAGCCTTTTGGCTGGAACGCCAGCTGGTGGACGGGAAATGTCCGGATTGCGGGCGCGAAGTGGAAAAAGTCCGTGAGGAAAGCTACTTTTTCCGCTTGTCAAAATATGCGGACCGCCTGATGGCCCACATTGAAGCGAATCCCGATTTCATCCAGCCGGTTTCGCGGAAAAACGAGATGATCAACAATTTTTTGCGGCCGGGCCTGGAAGATCTTTGTGTTTCGCGGACGACTTTTTCGTGGGGGATTCCCGTCCCCTTTGACCAAAAGCATGTGATCTACGTTTGGCTTGACGCCTTGACCAATTATATTACGGCTTTAGGTTACCCTGACGAGGCGGGGAAAGGCGGCCTTTTTGACCGGTTCTGGCCGGCCGACCTGCACCTGGTCGGGAAAGAGATTGTCCGCTTCCACACGATCATCTGGCCGATCATCTTGATGGCGTTGGGCTTGCCTTTACCGAAGCAGGTTTTTGGCCACGGCTGGCTGGTTTTGGACGGCGGGAAAATGTCCAAATCCAAGGGGAATGTGATCGATCCGGTGGTTTTGGTGGAGAAATACGGATTGGATGCGGTCCGGTATTTTCTTCTGCGGGAGGTGCCCTTTGGGGCGGACGGCGTCTATTCGGAAGAGGCGCTGGTCCTCCGGATTAATACAGATTTGGCTAACGACCTGGGGAATCTTTTGCACCGTACCCTCTCGATGGTGGAGAAGTTCGCCGGCGGAGTGGTTCCCGCGCCCGGGGGGTACGGACCATTGGAAGAAGCCTTGATCGCGGAGGCCAACCTGACTTTGGAAAAAGTCCAAAAACACATGGACAAACTGGAGGTCTCCGACGCTCTGGCCGCCATCTTTGCGCTGATTGGCCGGGCGAACAAGTATATTGACGAGGCGGCACCCTGGAGCTTGAATAAACAGGGTAACCGGGAGCGGCTGGGTACGGTCCTTTATACGATGGTCGAAGTGATCCGGTTGAGTGCGGTCCTGCTGACACCTTTCCTGGTGGAGACCCCGGCCCGGATCTTTGCCCAGTTGGGCCTGGATACGGACCCGACCGCCCAGGGGTTGGTGGCCGGAGGGAAATGGGGTCAGTACCCGGCCGGGACCAAAGTACGTAAAGGCGACCCGCTTTTCCCGCGGATCGAATGGGAAAAGGAGACCGGTGCGGAGAAGGAAAAACCGGCTCCCGCGCAACCGCAGGAAAAGGCGGCCCCGCCGGCGGCGGAACCGGAGCAGATTACCTATGAAGAGTTTGCCAAAATCCAATTGCGGGTGGCCAAGGTTCTGGCGGCGGAGAGGCTGGAAGGCACCGATAAACTGCTGCGTTTGCAGGTCCGGCTGGGGAGCGAAGAGCGGCAGATTGTGGCCGGGATCGCCAAGTATTACCAACCGGAGGAGTTGGTCGGTAAGGAGATTGTGGTCGTGGCCAACCTGAAACCGGCCAAACTGCGGGGGGTCCTCTCCCAGGGCATGCTCCTGGCGGCGAGTAATGGCGATCAGTTGGCCCTGGTTGTTCCCGAAAAGACGGTGGGGGACGGGGCGGAAGTCCGATGAGACTCTTCGACACCCACTGTCACTTGAACGACGAAGCTTATCAAGGCGATTTGACCGCCGTTTTAGAGCGGGCGCGCCGCGCGGGGGTAGCCCGGATGCTGGTGGTTGGGTACGACCTGCCCTCTTCCCGCCGGGCCTTGGCTTTGGCCGAGGCCGAAGAGGGGATTTACGCTGCGGTCGGGATTCATCCGCATGAGGCGGCGGCCGTCACCGCCGCCGACCTTGACCGTTTGGAAGAGATGATGGCCCACCCGAAAGTCGTTGCCCTTGGGGAAATCGGCCTTGATTACCATTATGAGAATTCACCCCGCCGGGCGCAACAGGAAGCTCTCCGGGCCCAGCTGGCCTTGGCGCGGAAGGCCGGAAAACCGGTGGTGATTCACGGGCGGGAAGCCCACGCCGATTTGGTGGCGGCCCTGAAAGCGGAGGGCGGCTGTTACCAGGGTGTAATGCATTGTTATTCCGGGAGCAAAGAAGCAGCCCGCGATTATTTAGAGATGAATCTCCATATCTCGGTGGCCGGGCCGGTGACTTTTAAGAATGCCCGGAAACTGCTGGAAGTGGTGCCGGCTCTGCCTCCGGATCGTTTGTTGATCGAAACCGATGCGCCCTATTTGGCCCCCCACCCCTGGCGGGGACGGCGGAACGAGCCGGCCTACCTGTTGGCGGTAGCCGAACGCGTTGCCGAGCTCTTGGGGATGACGGCGGAGGCGGTGGCGGATCTGACCTGGAACAACGGCGCGGCCTGTTTCGGGCTGACACCCTAAACAATTCAACGGAGAAGGAAACACCGTTTGGTTCCGGCGGATAAATGCGGGCAAAGACAAAATAGTAATGAGGAACGAGCGACTGATTGGGGAGGCACAGGGATGGGTAATATTTTTGCGTATTCAATCGAAGACCGTCTTTATCTAAATATCACCAACCGGTGTCCGAACCGTTGTGTTTTTTGTATTCGCCATAATGAGCGGGGGGTCGGGTACGACCTGTGGCTGGACCGGGAACCGTCGGTGGAGGAGGTCCTGGCGGCGGCCGGTGATGTCTCGGCCTACCGGGAAGTTGTTTTCTGTGGGTACGGCGAGCCTCTACTCCGGTGGGAGGTGGTGGTCGGGGTCGCCCGCGCCTTGAAAGAACGTTTCGGGGTACCGATCCGGATTAACACCAATGGTTTGGCCGAGGCGGTGCTGGGACAGCCGATCCTGCCCCATCTGGCCGGCTTGGTGGATGTCATTTCGATTAGTTTAAATGCGGCCGATGCGGCCATGTACGATCGTTTATGCCATTCCGAACTGGGGCCGGAGGCCTATCCGGCTTTGCTCCGTTTTATCCGGGACAGTAAGTTGTATATCCCGCGGGTCATCGTGTCGGTGGTAGCGATCCCGAATTTTGATCCGGAACCCGCCAGGCGGCTCGCCCGCGAGCTCGGGGTGGAACTGCGGATTCGCCCCTACCAAACCGAATAGCTGATTAATCTTTCCGCATATTTCCAGCAGGAGACGGTTGAACGCAGAAGGAATTGTTTAGAAACAGAACCAGCTTTGGGTTCTCCTTGGGCTGGGCTTTTTGTGCGACAAAAAGCCTTTGGGAGGAGTGATCATTTTGCAAGTGCGGAAGGTGTGGGCGCCCGGGTGGCGGTTGCCCTTGCGGTCCGGAACTTATTGGGTAAACATCCTGGCGGGACTGGCCTTTTTCCTTTTGCTGTTTTATGCGTGGCGGCTGCAGACGATCGCGGTGACCGTGGACGGTGTGCAGGTTAAGCTGACGACGACGGCACCGACGGTCGAGGCGGCGCTGGCCAAAGCCGGTGTGGTTGTCCGTTCCGGTGATGAGGTCTCCCCCGGTTTAGGGACAAGGGTGCGGGAAGGGATGACCATTACGATTCGGCGCGGAGTGGATTTCGTGATTGAGGCTGATGGACAAGCAATCGAGGTCCGGATGCCCCCGGTAACGGTGGCCGAGGCCCTCCAGCGGACCGGGATCAGCCTGGGGACGGCGGACCGTCTTTCTTTGCCCGCCGACGCCCAGGTCTGGGCAG of the Capillibacterium thermochitinicola genome contains:
- the tyrS gene encoding tyrosine--tRNA ligase → MLANALDLLKERGFFKQVTHEDELRNALASGEVTGYVGFDPTADSLHVGHLMGIMGLAHLQRAGHRPIALVGGGTVMIGDPSGRTELRQMLSVEVINRNAERIKKQLSHYLDFESGRALLVNNADWILPLNYIEFLREIGSQFSVNRMLTAECFRARMERGLSFIEFNYMLLQAYDFLVLHRKYGCILQMGGDDQWSNILAGTDLIRRLEGKEAYGLTWPLLTTASGKKMGKTEAGAVWLDPAKTTPFDFYQYWRNTHDDDVERFLACFTFLPMDEVRRLGALRDKEINEAKKILAFEVTKLAHGEEEARKAQETAERLFAEGGQGGAAVPVTKVQRAAYPAGIPLLDLLVLTGLVPSKKEGRRLIDQGGLQLNQKPVTEVGMIIQPQDYQESGLLLQKGKKVFHKVEFN
- a CDS encoding GGDEF domain-containing protein; translated protein: MKEKRHADQGAIVFLRFSQQPDWAGEMFPRLKEALTDLTLELKVQRKKIKIIPVRLADDRLLLLYPGLTPRRALMITGRLQVVYSRRVATRGGLSPDFRTNVIGYGPGEKEMTAFLRLVFHHFLPETESTEKDSGAVEELLTTLVPHIAESYLLLDQAQNLALCDDVSGLPNHRAAQTVLGEKLNKSLKEQAPFSILFVDGDNLRQYNDVSYQKGNCMIRKLGEILASQLRRGDFLARWFSGDEFLIVLPGADRRKAVRVGERLRLLVEETTRDWLFPITISVGVASFPEDGKNLEELLRKAEEANALAKKSGKNQVCEARACYGESAAAVYQKKKTC
- a CDS encoding CBO0543 family protein, whose product is MVGVGLWFVFLLVVPRREWRDLYPTIVFTALLATITDLLGVTLGQWEYIGPTTGGLSLWSDLGIAPPQGGFAVYLSRRYPRWAWLNWFVWIGANAVGEWLFVQWGLIRYHQWNTLKASLFYIPFFALIFLQERWWRTEQAASKAAESAVGSGPKRIFTGRRD
- the rsmI gene encoding 16S rRNA (cytidine(1402)-2'-O)-methyltransferase, which codes for MNEEYRASNQPQGEPVAGCLYLVTTPIGNLEDLTPRAARILKEVDLIAAEDTRQTRKLLAHLGIQQRIVSYYREKEQERAALLLEYLKNGAQIAVVSDAGTPGLSDPGAVLVAKAVASGIQVVPVPGVSACLAALVASGLPTHRFVFEGFLPRKPKEKKARLAALAGEERTIVLYEAPHRLTETLELLARQLGPERPVVIARELTKKFEEFWRGTLAEAVRVWSARDVRGEFTLVLAGRSPEAEEEPEAADYECLYQEIQQRCRAGEKASAVIREIAQRDNLSRSDLYQYYQKRKGD
- the metG gene encoding methionine--tRNA ligase translates to MGKFYVTTPIYYPSDNLHIGHAYTTVVADALARYHRLLGEDVYFLTGTDEHGQKIQRRAEAAGKTPQAFVDEIVDNIKSLWKLLKISNDDFIRTTEPRHTEKVQRIFQRLYDQGDIYKSEYEGLYCTPCEAFWLERQLVDGKCPDCGREVEKVREESYFFRLSKYADRLMAHIEANPDFIQPVSRKNEMINNFLRPGLEDLCVSRTTFSWGIPVPFDQKHVIYVWLDALTNYITALGYPDEAGKGGLFDRFWPADLHLVGKEIVRFHTIIWPIILMALGLPLPKQVFGHGWLVLDGGKMSKSKGNVIDPVVLVEKYGLDAVRYFLLREVPFGADGVYSEEALVLRINTDLANDLGNLLHRTLSMVEKFAGGVVPAPGGYGPLEEALIAEANLTLEKVQKHMDKLEVSDALAAIFALIGRANKYIDEAAPWSLNKQGNRERLGTVLYTMVEVIRLSAVLLTPFLVETPARIFAQLGLDTDPTAQGLVAGGKWGQYPAGTKVRKGDPLFPRIEWEKETGAEKEKPAPAQPQEKAAPPAAEPEQITYEEFAKIQLRVAKVLAAERLEGTDKLLRLQVRLGSEERQIVAGIAKYYQPEELVGKEIVVVANLKPAKLRGVLSQGMLLAASNGDQLALVVPEKTVGDGAEVR
- a CDS encoding AbrB/MazE/SpoVT family DNA-binding domain-containing protein, which encodes MMMKSTGIVRKVDELGRVVIPIELRRTLRIEEKDALEIYVDGERIILKKYEPACIFCGNADNVRNFKEKNICQDCLDAMKVVS
- a CDS encoding TatD family hydrolase yields the protein MRLFDTHCHLNDEAYQGDLTAVLERARRAGVARMLVVGYDLPSSRRALALAEAEEGIYAAVGIHPHEAAAVTAADLDRLEEMMAHPKVVALGEIGLDYHYENSPRRAQQEALRAQLALARKAGKPVVIHGREAHADLVAALKAEGGCYQGVMHCYSGSKEAARDYLEMNLHISVAGPVTFKNARKLLEVVPALPPDRLLIETDAPYLAPHPWRGRRNEPAYLLAVAERVAELLGMTAEAVADLTWNNGAACFGLTP
- a CDS encoding TatD family nuclease-associated radical SAM protein; translation: MGNIFAYSIEDRLYLNITNRCPNRCVFCIRHNERGVGYDLWLDREPSVEEVLAAAGDVSAYREVVFCGYGEPLLRWEVVVGVARALKERFGVPIRINTNGLAEAVLGQPILPHLAGLVDVISISLNAADAAMYDRLCHSELGPEAYPALLRFIRDSKLYIPRVIVSVVAIPNFDPEPARRLARELGVELRIRPYQTE